In Streptomyces canus, one DNA window encodes the following:
- a CDS encoding zinc-dependent alcohol dehydrogenase produces MKAAVVRAFGEPLVIEDRPDPEPGPGQVRVRVEASGLCHTDIHAARGDWPVKPTPPFVPGHEGVGLVEKLGEGVTHLSVGQRVAVPWLGKACGRCEHCLSGWETLCERQINTGYGCDGGYAEKMLAWADFAQPVPHGVTAFDAAPLTCAGVTTYKALKVAGVRPAQLVAISGVGGLGHLAVQYAKIAGAQVAAIDVTDEKLELAAELGADLVIDARKDDVGEVLKRYGGAHAAIALAVNEAAFAAVNSGLRRGGKLVMVALPAHGTIQVPIFDTVLNGTSVIGSIVGTRQDLAEVFQLHAAGRTRVIHETRPLASVNESIDDVLRGEVKARIVFDLGVGR; encoded by the coding sequence ATGAAGGCAGCGGTCGTACGAGCCTTCGGCGAACCTCTGGTCATCGAGGACCGGCCCGACCCCGAGCCCGGCCCCGGCCAGGTCCGCGTCCGGGTGGAGGCCTCCGGGCTGTGCCACACCGACATCCACGCCGCCCGGGGCGACTGGCCCGTCAAGCCGACCCCGCCCTTCGTCCCCGGTCACGAGGGCGTCGGCCTGGTCGAGAAGCTCGGCGAGGGCGTCACCCACCTGAGCGTCGGGCAGCGCGTCGCCGTGCCCTGGCTGGGCAAGGCGTGCGGGCGGTGCGAACACTGCCTGTCCGGCTGGGAGACGCTGTGCGAGCGGCAGATCAACACCGGCTACGGCTGTGACGGCGGGTACGCCGAGAAGATGCTGGCCTGGGCCGACTTCGCGCAGCCGGTGCCGCACGGCGTCACGGCCTTCGACGCCGCCCCGCTGACGTGTGCGGGCGTGACGACGTACAAGGCGCTCAAGGTCGCCGGCGTGCGGCCCGCGCAGCTCGTCGCGATCTCCGGCGTCGGCGGCCTCGGTCACCTGGCCGTGCAGTACGCGAAGATCGCCGGGGCGCAGGTCGCCGCGATCGACGTCACCGACGAGAAGCTGGAACTCGCCGCCGAACTCGGCGCGGACCTGGTGATCGATGCCCGCAAGGACGACGTGGGCGAGGTGCTCAAGCGGTACGGCGGAGCCCACGCGGCGATCGCGCTCGCGGTGAACGAGGCCGCTTTCGCCGCCGTCAACTCCGGGCTGCGGCGCGGCGGAAAGCTCGTCATGGTCGCCCTGCCCGCGCACGGCACGATCCAGGTCCCGATCTTCGACACCGTCCTGAACGGCACGAGCGTGATCGGTTCGATCGTCGGCACCCGGCAGGACCTCGCCGAGGTGTTCCAGCTGCACGCGGCCGGCCGTACCCGGGTCATCCACGAGACCCGCCCGCTGGCGAGCGTGAACGAGTCCATCGACGACGTCCTGCGGGGCGAGGTCAAGGCCCGGATCGTCTTCGACCTCGGCGTGGGACGGTGA
- a CDS encoding universal stress protein, whose product MDLPIVVGVDGSEAGLRAVDWAADEAALRGLPLRLVYASLWERYEGEALAEDLGRPSEQVRAEDIVAAAARRAARRRADVKISTEVLPEEAEYTLVHESRGAALLVTGTRGRGSLAGALLGSVSLTVAGHAHCPMIVVRGDQDDRARPGQHDRVVVGAGDTSAASETMRFAFEEARRRGAVLEAVRAWRCPAYETTDHPQLAGEPARLHEQHAVDALEAALKEAPDDVVVRRRTVEGHARTVLVGASRDADLLIIGARRRPRHFGLQLGRVAHGVLLHSDCPVAVVPEPV is encoded by the coding sequence ATGGACCTGCCGATCGTCGTCGGTGTCGACGGCTCCGAGGCCGGACTGCGGGCCGTCGACTGGGCGGCCGACGAGGCCGCCCTGCGCGGGCTGCCGTTGCGGCTGGTGTACGCCTCACTGTGGGAGCGGTACGAGGGCGAGGCGCTCGCCGAGGACCTGGGCCGGCCGTCCGAACAGGTGCGGGCCGAGGACATCGTGGCGGCCGCCGCCCGGCGGGCCGCCCGGCGCCGGGCCGACGTGAAGATCTCCACCGAGGTGCTGCCCGAGGAAGCCGAGTACACGCTGGTGCACGAGAGCCGCGGGGCCGCCCTGCTGGTCACGGGCACCCGGGGCCGCGGCAGCCTCGCCGGGGCGCTGCTGGGCTCCGTGAGCCTGACCGTGGCCGGGCACGCGCACTGCCCGATGATCGTGGTGCGCGGCGACCAGGACGACCGGGCCCGCCCGGGACAGCATGACCGCGTCGTCGTCGGCGCCGGAGACACTTCGGCCGCCTCGGAGACGATGCGCTTCGCCTTCGAGGAGGCGCGGCGACGGGGTGCCGTACTGGAGGCCGTCCGGGCCTGGCGGTGCCCCGCGTACGAGACCACGGACCACCCCCAGCTCGCCGGTGAACCCGCCCGGCTGCACGAGCAGCACGCGGTGGACGCCCTGGAAGCGGCACTCAAGGAGGCCCCCGACGACGTCGTGGTGCGTCGGCGCACTGTGGAGGGCCACGCCAGGACCGTCCTGGTGGGGGCCTCGCGCGACGCCGACCTCCTGATCATCGGGGCCAGGCGCCGCCCGCGGCACTTCGGGCTCCAGCTGGGCCGCGTGGCCCATGGGGTACTGCTCCACTCCGACTGTCCGGTCGCCGTCGTGCCCGAACCGGTGTGA
- a CDS encoding phosphoketolase family protein: MSEAQRVEHQDATVLSDDELRTLDAHWRAANYLAAGQIYLLANPLLTEPLKPEHIKPRLLGHWGTSPGLNLVHTHLNRVIKARGLDALCVWGPGHGGPSVLANSWLEGSYSETYPDVPRDGQGMERLFRQFSFPGGVPSHVAPETPGSIHEGGELGYSLSHAYGAAFDNPDLLVACVIGDGEAETGPLAAAWHSNKFLDPVHDGAVLPILHLNGYKIANPTVLARLPEAELDALLRGYGHDPIHVTGDDPMTVHRAMAHAFDQALDRIEVMQRTAREDGVSERVHWPVIVLRTPKGWTGPAEVDGVPVEGTWRAHQVPLANVRENPEHLRQLEAWLRSYHPQQLFDADGRPVADVLACVPEGTKRLGSGPHANGGLLVRDLPVPDLDRFAVPVDKPGTTLHEPTRVLGDLLEQVMHDTSARRDFRVVGPDETASNRLQAIFNASGKAWQAELLPADEHLERHGRVMEILSEHTCQGWLEGYLLTGRHGLFSCYEAFVHIVDSMVNQHIKWLKTSRELAWRAPIASLNYLLTSHVWRQDHNGFSHQDPGFVDHVLNKSPEVVRVYLPPDANTLLSVADHVLRSRDYVNVVVAGKQPCFDWLSMDQARAHCARGAGIWDWAGTEDGSREPDVVLACAGDVPTLEVLAAAQLLRHHLPDLALRVVNVVDMTRLLPREEHPHGMSDFEYDGLFTTDKPVIFAYHGYPWLIHRLSYRRTGHKNLHVRGYKESGTTTTPFDMVVRNDLDRYRLVMDVIDRVPGLAVRAAALRQQMADARTRHQAWIRKHGTDLPEVADWTWNA, from the coding sequence ATGTCCGAGGCACAACGCGTCGAACACCAGGACGCCACCGTACTTTCCGACGACGAACTGCGCACCCTGGACGCCCACTGGCGAGCCGCCAACTACCTGGCCGCCGGGCAGATCTACCTGCTGGCCAACCCGCTGCTGACCGAGCCCCTGAAACCGGAGCACATCAAGCCCCGGCTGCTCGGCCACTGGGGCACCTCGCCCGGACTGAACCTCGTCCACACCCACCTCAACCGCGTGATCAAGGCGCGCGGGCTCGACGCGCTGTGCGTGTGGGGGCCGGGGCACGGCGGGCCGTCGGTCCTCGCCAACTCCTGGCTGGAGGGCAGTTACAGCGAGACCTACCCGGACGTGCCGCGCGACGGCCAGGGGATGGAGCGGCTGTTCCGGCAGTTCTCCTTCCCGGGCGGGGTGCCCAGCCATGTCGCCCCGGAGACACCCGGGTCGATCCACGAGGGCGGTGAGCTCGGTTACTCCCTCTCGCACGCCTACGGAGCGGCCTTCGACAACCCCGATCTGCTGGTCGCCTGTGTGATCGGCGACGGCGAGGCGGAGACCGGGCCGCTCGCCGCCGCCTGGCACTCCAACAAGTTCCTCGACCCGGTGCACGACGGCGCGGTCCTGCCCATCCTCCACCTCAACGGCTACAAGATCGCGAACCCGACGGTGCTCGCCCGCCTCCCGGAGGCCGAACTCGACGCGCTGCTGCGCGGCTACGGCCACGACCCGATCCACGTCACCGGCGACGACCCGATGACCGTCCACCGTGCCATGGCCCATGCCTTCGACCAGGCCCTGGACCGGATCGAGGTGATGCAGCGGACGGCCCGCGAGGACGGCGTGAGCGAGCGGGTGCACTGGCCCGTCATCGTGCTGCGCACGCCCAAGGGCTGGACCGGCCCGGCGGAGGTGGACGGCGTGCCCGTCGAGGGCACCTGGCGAGCCCACCAGGTCCCGCTGGCCAACGTGCGCGAAAACCCCGAGCACCTGCGGCAGTTGGAGGCCTGGCTGCGGTCGTACCATCCGCAGCAGCTGTTCGACGCCGACGGCCGCCCCGTGGCGGACGTCCTGGCCTGTGTGCCCGAGGGCACCAAGCGCCTCGGTTCCGGTCCGCACGCCAACGGAGGGCTGCTCGTACGCGACCTGCCCGTCCCGGACCTCGACCGCTTCGCCGTACCCGTCGACAAGCCGGGCACCACCCTGCACGAGCCGACCCGGGTCCTCGGCGATCTCCTCGAGCAGGTCATGCACGACACCTCAGCCCGCCGGGACTTTCGTGTCGTCGGCCCCGACGAGACCGCCTCCAACCGCCTCCAGGCCATCTTCAACGCCAGTGGCAAGGCCTGGCAGGCCGAACTGCTCCCGGCCGACGAACACCTCGAACGGCACGGCCGGGTGATGGAGATCCTCTCCGAACACACCTGCCAGGGCTGGCTGGAGGGCTACCTTCTCACCGGGCGGCATGGACTGTTCTCCTGCTACGAAGCCTTCGTTCACATCGTCGACTCCATGGTCAACCAGCACATCAAGTGGCTGAAGACCTCACGGGAGTTGGCCTGGCGCGCTCCGATCGCCTCCCTCAACTACCTGCTGACCTCGCACGTCTGGCGCCAGGACCACAACGGCTTCTCCCACCAGGACCCCGGCTTCGTCGACCACGTCCTCAACAAGAGCCCCGAGGTCGTCCGCGTCTATCTTCCGCCGGACGCCAACACCCTGCTCTCCGTGGCGGATCACGTGCTGCGCAGCCGCGACTACGTCAATGTCGTCGTCGCCGGCAAGCAGCCCTGCTTCGACTGGCTGTCCATGGACCAGGCCCGCGCCCACTGCGCCCGCGGGGCCGGGATCTGGGACTGGGCGGGCACCGAGGACGGCTCCCGCGAACCCGACGTCGTCCTGGCCTGCGCCGGTGACGTACCCACGCTGGAGGTGCTGGCCGCCGCCCAGCTGCTGCGCCACCACCTGCCCGACCTCGCCCTCCGCGTGGTCAACGTCGTCGACATGACCCGGCTGCTGCCCCGCGAGGAACACCCGCACGGAATGAGCGACTTCGAGTACGACGGCCTGTTCACCACCGACAAGCCGGTGATCTTCGCCTACCACGGCTACCCCTGGCTCATCCACCGCCTCAGCTACCGCCGCACCGGCCACAAGAACCTGCATGTGCGCGGCTACAAGGAGTCCGGCACCACGACCACCCCCTTCGACATGGTCGTCCGCAACGACCTCGACCGCTACCGCCTCGTCATGGACGTCATCGACCGCGTCCCCGGCCTCGCCGTCCGCGCCGCCGCTCTGCGTCAGCAGATGGCCGACGCCCGTACCCGCCACCAGGCGTGGATCCGCAAGCACGGCACCGACCTGCCCGAGGTCGCCGACTGGACCTGGAACGCCTGA
- a CDS encoding STAS domain-containing protein, whose protein sequence is MSENQARSAPPHTVRTVEGTTVVTPHGEIDLVTAISLAAHLDVLSSASHPDLVIDLRSVSFIDCAGLSVLCRTRNRIQARHGRLRLVSGSSRLLRVLRATGLGGVFEIHPHLPAAQATPPPTVGFLPAAAG, encoded by the coding sequence ATGTCCGAGAACCAAGCGAGGTCTGCCCCGCCTCACACGGTACGCACCGTCGAGGGGACCACCGTCGTGACGCCGCACGGCGAGATCGACCTCGTGACGGCGATCTCGCTGGCCGCCCACCTTGACGTCCTGTCCTCCGCCAGCCACCCCGACCTGGTGATCGACCTGCGTTCCGTGTCCTTCATCGACTGCGCCGGGCTGAGTGTTCTGTGCCGGACCCGGAACCGGATCCAGGCTCGGCACGGCCGACTCCGGCTGGTCAGCGGGAGCAGCCGCTTGCTGCGGGTCCTCCGGGCCACCGGTCTGGGCGGTGTCTTCGAGATACACCCGCACCTGCCGGCGGCACAGGCCACTCCCCCGCCGACCGTCGGGTTTCTCCCTGCCGCCGCGGGATGA
- a CDS encoding universal stress protein: MERVIVARVQGSTHHESVVRWARQEATRRGSALRVVHDGQPDGLNDAELVVTGARDPDGVVLPGCPLVLVPEVPAAPPSARSGAGIVLGVDAREPARAAVDFAFDTARMRGVRLRAVYAWRFPSCAAELPFGVPEEDRAAWEDHEVQLLSDALRPWRERHSDVHVLEDVRLLPPAQALSRRSASAALVVVGRTQEREPGPTLRALLTEALCPVAVVPT; encoded by the coding sequence ATGGAACGAGTCATCGTCGCCCGTGTTCAAGGCTCGACGCACCACGAGTCAGTCGTCCGCTGGGCCCGTCAGGAAGCGACACGACGCGGAAGCGCGCTCCGGGTTGTCCACGACGGGCAACCCGACGGGCTGAACGACGCGGAGCTGGTCGTCACCGGCGCACGAGACCCGGACGGCGTCGTGCTCCCGGGCTGCCCTCTCGTGCTGGTTCCCGAGGTGCCCGCCGCTCCCCCCTCGGCACGCTCCGGCGCTGGAATCGTACTGGGCGTGGACGCCCGTGAACCCGCTCGAGCGGCCGTCGACTTCGCCTTCGACACCGCAAGGATGCGGGGCGTGCGGCTGCGTGCCGTGTACGCCTGGAGGTTCCCTTCCTGCGCCGCCGAGTTGCCCTTCGGTGTGCCGGAGGAGGACCGGGCCGCCTGGGAGGACCACGAGGTGCAGCTGCTCTCCGACGCACTCCGACCGTGGCGGGAGAGGCACTCCGACGTACACGTACTGGAGGACGTCCGGCTGTTGCCTCCGGCCCAGGCGCTGAGCCGGCGTTCCGCGAGCGCCGCGCTGGTGGTCGTGGGCCGGACTCAGGAGCGCGAGCCAGGGCCGACCTTGCGGGCACTCCTGACCGAGGCCCTGTGCCCCGTCGCCGTGGTGCCCACGTAG
- the ppk2 gene encoding polyphosphate kinase 2, producing the protein MAGKAAAKVPRKTYEKELLRLQTELVRLQEWVRAEGARVVVVFEGRDAAGKGGTIKRVAEHLNPRVARIAALPKPTERERSQWYFQRYVEHLPAAGEIVLFDRSWYNRAGVEHVMGFCTREEYQLFLRQCPIFERMLVEAGIVLRKYWFSVSDTEQQERFRKRLEDPLRRWKLSPMDLESITHWEAYSRAKDDMMVHTDISEAPWYIVESDDKRQARLNMIAHLLGSLPYHDVPPPVLELPVRPESTGYERPPRDLQTFVPDHAASL; encoded by the coding sequence ATGGCCGGCAAGGCCGCGGCGAAGGTGCCGCGCAAGACGTACGAGAAGGAACTGCTGCGTCTTCAGACGGAGTTGGTGAGGCTCCAGGAGTGGGTGCGGGCCGAGGGCGCCCGGGTGGTCGTCGTGTTCGAGGGGCGGGACGCGGCGGGCAAGGGCGGCACCATCAAGCGGGTCGCGGAGCATCTCAACCCCCGCGTCGCCCGGATCGCGGCGCTCCCCAAGCCGACCGAGCGCGAGCGCAGCCAGTGGTACTTCCAGAGGTACGTCGAGCATCTGCCGGCCGCCGGAGAGATCGTGCTGTTCGACCGGTCCTGGTACAACCGGGCCGGGGTCGAGCACGTGATGGGCTTCTGCACGAGGGAGGAGTACCAGCTCTTCCTGCGGCAATGCCCGATATTCGAACGGATGCTGGTCGAAGCGGGGATCGTGCTGCGCAAGTACTGGTTCTCGGTGAGCGACACCGAGCAGCAGGAGCGGTTCCGCAAGCGGCTGGAGGATCCGCTGCGGCGCTGGAAGCTCTCGCCGATGGACCTGGAGTCGATCACCCACTGGGAGGCGTACTCGCGGGCCAAGGACGACATGATGGTGCACACCGACATCTCCGAGGCGCCGTGGTACATCGTGGAGAGCGACGACAAGCGGCAGGCGCGGCTGAACATGATCGCCCACCTGCTGGGTTCGCTGCCCTACCACGACGTGCCCCCGCCGGTGCTGGAGCTGCCGGTGCGCCCGGAGTCGACCGGCTACGAGCGCCCGCCGCGCGATCTGCAGACCTTCGTCCCCGACCACGCGGCGAGTCTCTGA
- a CDS encoding Acg family FMN-binding oxidoreductase, producing MRTTVLDATTLETLVSAAVAAPSIHNTQPWRFRLDSDALTLEIRAATRRRLRHIDPAGRALHLSVGCAVLNLRIAIEHFGWEPVPRLLPRPDEPDLLATVRLGGSARTSSYTSLYDAVWRRHSSRFPFSERPLPTAVITELTEAAHAEGARLHHLSPHRADSVLRLTREAEQRNTTDTDRARESRRWVTEGNGTGLGMPSEVLGPQDYREHIPMRDFGAHRHAHPARSFEQQPSIAVLSTAHDRRTDWLRAGQAVERVLLVATAYGIRASLLHQALEWPDLAERLMPSPDTHPSHAQMVIRLGYGPEGPASPRSNKSVPAR from the coding sequence ATGCGTACCACCGTCCTCGACGCGACAACCCTGGAGACGCTGGTCTCCGCGGCCGTGGCCGCACCGTCGATCCACAACACCCAGCCCTGGCGCTTCCGCCTGGACTCGGACGCGCTCACGCTGGAGATCCGCGCGGCCACGCGACGCCGCCTGCGCCACATCGACCCGGCCGGACGGGCCCTCCACCTGTCCGTCGGCTGCGCCGTACTGAATCTGCGGATCGCGATCGAGCACTTCGGATGGGAACCGGTGCCCCGGCTGCTCCCGCGCCCCGACGAGCCGGACCTGCTGGCCACCGTACGTCTGGGCGGCAGCGCCAGGACATCCTCGTACACCTCGCTGTACGACGCCGTGTGGCGTCGGCACAGCAGCCGATTCCCCTTCTCGGAACGGCCGTTGCCCACCGCTGTGATCACCGAACTCACCGAGGCGGCTCACGCGGAAGGGGCACGGCTGCACCACCTTTCACCGCACCGGGCCGACAGCGTGCTCCGGCTCACCAGGGAGGCGGAGCAGCGCAACACCACCGACACGGACCGCGCGAGGGAAAGCCGCCGCTGGGTGACGGAAGGAAACGGCACCGGCCTGGGCATGCCATCAGAGGTGCTCGGCCCGCAGGACTACCGGGAGCACATCCCGATGCGGGACTTCGGCGCCCACCGGCACGCGCACCCCGCTCGCTCCTTCGAGCAGCAGCCGTCGATCGCCGTGCTGTCCACCGCCCACGACCGTCGAACCGACTGGCTCCGCGCGGGCCAAGCTGTGGAACGGGTTCTCCTCGTCGCCACCGCGTATGGCATCCGGGCGTCCCTCCTGCACCAGGCACTGGAATGGCCGGACCTGGCTGAACGACTCATGCCGTCGCCGGACACCCACCCCTCCCACGCGCAGATGGTGATCCGCCTCGGGTACGGCCCCGAAGGACCGGCTTCGCCCCGCAGCAACAAGTCCGTGCCGGCGCGGTGA
- a CDS encoding Rv1733c family protein — MAHGKRTKKWFWRWRNNPLRRRDDIAEAWIILALWAVVAMGGTAVGLVTAHAADETLAQLRTDRRSTHAVLLTDTPKHMSAAQSSDDKASATVRWTTPDGSARTGRALVDTGLKAGTRVVVWQDAHGAPATAPPSAGEAAVEAGALGTAAGLALTGAVLGVGAVVRWRLDRQRIDSWGREWDLLGPKWGHRTG, encoded by the coding sequence ATGGCCCACGGCAAACGGACGAAGAAGTGGTTCTGGCGCTGGCGGAACAACCCGTTGAGGCGGCGCGACGACATCGCCGAGGCATGGATCATCCTGGCACTGTGGGCCGTCGTCGCGATGGGAGGAACCGCTGTCGGCCTGGTGACGGCACACGCCGCGGACGAGACACTCGCACAACTGCGTACCGATCGCCGTTCCACCCACGCGGTGCTCCTCACCGACACGCCGAAGCACATGTCGGCGGCGCAGTCGTCGGACGACAAGGCTTCGGCCACCGTCCGCTGGACGACCCCCGACGGCTCCGCCCGCACCGGGCGCGCCCTGGTCGACACCGGGTTGAAGGCCGGAACTCGAGTCGTGGTCTGGCAGGACGCCCACGGCGCGCCGGCCACCGCACCGCCGAGTGCCGGGGAAGCCGCTGTCGAGGCCGGGGCGCTGGGCACCGCCGCCGGACTCGCCCTCACCGGCGCGGTCCTCGGCGTGGGAGCGGTCGTACGGTGGCGGCTCGACCGGCAGCGCATCGACAGCTGGGGACGGGAGTGGGACCTGCTGGGTCCGAAGTGGGGGCACAGGACCGGTTGA
- a CDS encoding response regulator: protein MTGTRSFTEQDPIRVFLLDDHEVVRRGITDLLDAEPDISVVGDADTVEHALVRGPALRPDVAVLDVRLPDGDGITVCRELRNRMPELACLMLTSFDEEDALLDAIMAGASGYVLKQIRGSDLASAVRTVASGQSMLDPATTARLMRSLRAEPAAAPAPAPELAGLSPRERDILALIGDGLTNREIGKKLYLSEKTVKNHISRLLAKLGVQRRVQAAVLASHLEQPHPGGRPTT, encoded by the coding sequence ATGACCGGGACACGCAGCTTCACGGAGCAGGATCCGATCCGTGTCTTCCTGCTCGACGATCACGAGGTCGTACGACGCGGTATCACCGACCTGCTCGACGCCGAACCGGATATCTCGGTGGTCGGTGACGCGGACACCGTGGAGCACGCCCTCGTCCGCGGCCCGGCGCTGCGCCCGGACGTCGCCGTCCTCGACGTACGCCTGCCGGACGGCGACGGCATCACGGTCTGCCGGGAGCTGCGCAACCGGATGCCGGAGCTGGCCTGTCTGATGCTGACCTCGTTCGACGAAGAGGACGCACTGCTGGACGCGATCATGGCCGGGGCCTCGGGCTATGTGCTCAAGCAGATCCGGGGATCCGACCTGGCCTCGGCGGTGCGTACGGTCGCCTCGGGCCAGTCGATGCTCGACCCCGCGACCACGGCCCGCCTGATGCGCTCGCTGCGCGCCGAACCCGCCGCGGCACCCGCCCCGGCACCCGAACTGGCCGGCCTGTCGCCCCGGGAGCGGGACATCCTCGCCCTGATCGGTGACGGCCTGACCAATCGCGAGATCGGCAAGAAGCTCTACCTGTCGGAGAAGACCGTCAAGAACCACATCTCCCGGCTCCTGGCCAAACTCGGTGTCCAGCGCCGCGTCCAGGCCGCGGTCCTGGCGTCCCACCTGGAACAGCCGCACCCCGGCGGCCGTCCCACGACATAG
- a CDS encoding DM13 domain-containing protein yields the protein MGRGRKVQTRPLVIAVLVVACGVAFGLYWFQPWKLWQDETVEEALPGVVETSAPPAEAPSYKPSEQPSATGPQTLARGELISHEHATSGTVKLVRLADGSHVVRLENLDTSNGPDLRVWLTDAPVKEGQAGWHVFDDGTYVSLGRLKGNKGSQNYALPRDVDPSRYNSVSIWCDRFDVSFGAAELARV from the coding sequence ATGGGGCGCGGGCGCAAGGTGCAGACCAGACCGTTGGTCATCGCGGTGCTGGTGGTGGCCTGTGGGGTTGCCTTCGGACTGTACTGGTTCCAGCCGTGGAAACTGTGGCAGGACGAGACCGTCGAGGAGGCCCTGCCCGGGGTGGTGGAGACGTCCGCTCCTCCTGCTGAGGCGCCCTCGTACAAGCCCTCCGAGCAGCCCTCGGCCACCGGTCCGCAGACGTTGGCCAGGGGAGAGCTGATCAGCCACGAGCATGCGACATCGGGCACGGTGAAGCTCGTACGGCTGGCCGACGGCTCCCACGTCGTCCGACTGGAGAACCTCGACACCAGCAATGGGCCGGATCTGCGTGTCTGGCTGACCGACGCCCCTGTGAAGGAGGGGCAGGCCGGCTGGCATGTCTTCGACGACGGGACGTACGTCAGCCTGGGCAGGCTCAAAGGCAACAAGGGGAGCCAGAACTACGCCCTGCCCAGGGACGTGGATCCGTCGAGATACAACAGCGTGAGCATTTGGTGCGACCGTTTCGACGTCTCATTCGGCGCCGCGGAACTCGCTCGCGTCTGA
- a CDS encoding universal stress protein, with protein sequence MTRTLTVGLDGSPESRAAAEWAAREAQLLGLPLKLVQVWEPVPAPMAQAPLLGPETHQHWTERIPRETAEGIRLRHPGLDVITEQLSGRPAEALADAAKDAELLVLGSRGLSGIGGFMVGSVGLCVVAHAERPVVLVRAGEQAADEHEMDPVGIPSAAAPFRPVVLGLDIESPDEELIAFAFAAAVRRSTSLRVVHGWNPPPYYAYGLSVDLELHGELARSETTALAEVLLPWREKFPDVEVSGESSYGSPGNHLVDASREASLVVVGRRIRRSPFGAHIGSVTHTVLHHSTAPVAVVPHN encoded by the coding sequence ATGACCCGTACCCTCACCGTCGGCCTCGACGGCTCTCCCGAGAGCCGGGCGGCGGCCGAGTGGGCCGCCCGTGAAGCACAACTGCTCGGCCTGCCGCTGAAGTTGGTCCAGGTCTGGGAGCCGGTTCCGGCCCCCATGGCCCAGGCGCCGCTCCTCGGTCCCGAGACCCACCAGCACTGGACCGAGCGGATCCCCCGGGAGACGGCCGAAGGCATCCGACTGCGCCACCCCGGCCTCGACGTGATCACCGAGCAGTTGTCCGGCCGGCCCGCCGAAGCGTTGGCGGACGCGGCGAAGGACGCCGAGCTGCTGGTCCTGGGCTCCCGTGGGCTGAGCGGGATCGGCGGGTTCATGGTCGGTTCCGTCGGTCTGTGCGTCGTGGCGCATGCCGAGCGTCCGGTCGTCCTGGTGAGGGCCGGCGAGCAGGCTGCCGACGAGCACGAGATGGACCCGGTCGGCATCCCGTCCGCCGCAGCCCCGTTCCGGCCCGTCGTCCTCGGCCTCGACATCGAGAGCCCCGACGAGGAGCTGATCGCCTTCGCGTTCGCGGCCGCCGTCCGCCGGAGCACATCCCTGCGGGTGGTCCACGGGTGGAACCCGCCGCCGTACTACGCCTACGGGCTCTCCGTCGACCTGGAACTCCACGGAGAACTGGCCCGGTCCGAGACCACCGCCCTGGCCGAGGTCCTGCTCCCGTGGCGCGAGAAGTTCCCGGACGTCGAGGTCTCCGGGGAGTCCTCCTACGGCAGCCCCGGCAACCACCTCGTCGACGCCTCCCGCGAGGCCTCACTGGTCGTCGTGGGACGGCGCATCCGGCGCAGCCCGTTCGGCGCCCACATCGGCTCGGTCACCCACACCGTCCTGCATCACTCCACCGCCCCCGTCGCCGTCGTCCCGCACAACTGA